From Roseofilum reptotaenium CS-1145:
AGCGCTGGTGAGTCCGACGAGCTACGGTTCTCCCCGTCGCGCGACGACTGGAGTGGATAATAATCGCTTATTGCAGATTTTGGCGGTGTTGGAGAAGCGGGTGGGTATTCCTTTATCCAAGCTCGATACTTATGTGGCTTCTGCTGGCGGGTTAGGGGTGGAGGAACCGGCGGCAGATTTGGGAATTGCGGTGTCCGTGGTGGCTTCATTCCGCGATCGCCTCGTCGATCCGCGCACGGTGATTATTGGCGAGGTAGGATTGGGGGGGCAGGTGCGAGCCGTGTCGCAATTAGAACTGAGATTAAAAGAAGCGGCGAAGCTCGGCTTTAAACGGGCGATCGTTCCCAAAGGTCAGTCTTTACCCGACTTAGGCGTAACCATTATCCCTGTCGGGCGGGTTTTGGATGCGATCGTCTCTGCTATTCCGGTACAACCTCCCTCCGAAGGTTCACCAGAGGCTGAGTTAGAATTGGACGAATTAGACCTTTAGTTATATCATTTCCCTATATACATGCACTGGACAATTGGCTCTAAGCCCCTTGCCTCCCTGCGATTCATTGTCGCAAGCATTTAAGGATTTGATATTACAATACTTTTTCCAGTCGTTCAGCAATCCACACTTTAATCAAAGACTGTCGGGTGATTCCCAACCGTTTTGCTTCGCGATCGAGTGCTTGAATCATCGACTCTGGAAAATCAACATTTACCCTTGTCTGCGTCAACTCGCCCCGTCGTGCTTGGCTCAGATCCAGGTATTCGACAATATCTTCTTCTCCTTAATTTGCTCCTGAATTCGTTCTTCTCGCAAATAATGGATAATGTCAAGATTATCCGTTCTTTCTGAGTTCACTACTAGCACACTCCCTTCATAAGAAAGGTTTGTTTCTTCGTGAATGGGCGTTAAGATAATTTTTCCATCTTGTACTTCTAAACTCAGAGAGGTAACAACCCCTAAACCGAGTTGTTCTTGTACTGCTTCGGGGAGTTGGATGCGTCCCCATTCATCAATCTGAACGGTCATAATACTTAATCTTTTTTAACGCTTCAACCTCATTCACTATTTTAGTTGACCGAATATACTAGCGAATAACTACTTATTACTCGATGCTGGATGGGATCGCACTGGACGGGTTCATGCAGTGTTTTTTCATCTGAGGATTCTTGATAATAAAATCTGGATTGAGGTCGATGGTACAGAAAAAGGAATTGCCTTAGAATTAATGGAGTTAGGCATTCCTCAAGAAGATATTGTTTTAGGATTTATTCGCCCCAAAAATCGCCATGTCACTAATTCTGTAGCGTAAGCGGCGAAGCTCGGCTTTAAACGGGCGATCGTTCCCAAAGGGCAATCTTTACCTGACTTAGGGTTAATCATTCTCCTGGTGGGGCGAGTTTTAGATGCCATTGTCTCTGTCATTCCCGTACAACCCCCCTCCGAAAATTTACCAGAGTCCGAGTTGGAATTGGACGAATTAGACCTTTAGATTTTATTGATACTTGTTTTTTGAGTATTAATTCGCAAGACAGTTGAATAATGCAAATGATATGATATCCCACGATCAAATCAAAAAAATCATAAATCAATCATTAAATGAATCAAAAACCAAGATATTTAATTGAAAATATAAACTTAGCTAGTAGTAATGGAATTGCGGCCAAAACACCTTTTAGTGAAGCCATGTGTCAAGGCATTGATCCTCAACAATACCAGTGTCTGTTAGATGTTGGGTGTGGAAGTGGTATTATTGGTATTTATAGTCTTTTAAATCATCTTCCTTTTGTCTATTTTAACGACATTCAGCCAGAAGCCATTCACTTGACGCAGTATAATCTCAATGAAGAGCAGATTTCCTCAGAACAATATCATATCCTTCAAGGGACTTTTGAATCCATTGATTTATCAAAATATCCTATTGACTTAATTACGTTTAATCCTCCCCAACTACCAACAGATTGGGTAAATATTGATATTTTCAAAGAAGAAGGAGAGAAAAAATTTAGAGATGGAGGCAAAGATGGAAAAGCGGTGATTAACCGTTTTTTTGAATGGTTATCAGGACAAGATACCTACAATATTAGTATTCAACTGGGGGTTTCTTCAGTATTAGCGATCGACTCTTTTTTGCAGACTATAGAGAAACAATTTG
This genomic window contains:
- the brnA gene encoding type II toxin-antitoxin system BrnA family antitoxin codes for the protein MVEYLDLSQARRGELTQTRVNVDFPESMIQALDREAKRLGITRQSLIKVWIAERLEKVL
- a CDS encoding AbrB/MazE/SpoVT family DNA-binding domain-containing protein, with amino-acid sequence MTVQIDEWGRIQLPEAVQEQLGLGVVTSLSLEVQDGKIILTPIHEETNLSYEGSVLVVNSERTDNLDIIHYLREERIQEQIKEKKILSNTWI
- a CDS encoding element excision factor XisI family protein, with protein sequence MLANNYLLLDAGWDRTGRVHAVFFHLRILDNKIWIEVDGTEKGIALELMELGIPQEDIVLGFIRPKNRHVTNSVA
- a CDS encoding methyltransferase, translating into MNQKPRYLIENINLASSNGIAAKTPFSEAMCQGIDPQQYQCLLDVGCGSGIIGIYSLLNHLPFVYFNDIQPEAIHLTQYNLNEEQISSEQYHILQGTFESIDLSKYPIDLITFNPPQLPTDWVNIDIFKEEGEKKFRDGGKDGKAVINRFFEWLSGQDTYNISIQLGVSSVLAIDSFLQTIEKQFAFSGTKKYENIVPVRQILYPVVTAMSQNEKDARDITFQDGILYKKIYILEFKSKR